One segment of Tamlana crocina DNA contains the following:
- a CDS encoding 3'-5' exonuclease, with product MISKLNLENILFLDIETVPETQHFSELDETKQNLWEQKSQYQRRDEFTAEEFYDRAGIWAEFGKIVCISVGYFNILNDLRTFRVTSFYGDEIKILKDFKNLLISHFSQTKHLLCAHNGKEFDFPYIARRMIIHNIELPYKLNLFGKKPWEVPHLDTLELWKFGDYKTYTSLKLLTHVLGIPSPKDDIDGSQVGQVYYEENDIDRIIKYCEKDTIAVAQIFLRLRGDELLCDDEIIHI from the coding sequence ATGATAAGCAAACTAAATCTTGAAAACATATTGTTCCTAGACATCGAAACGGTTCCTGAAACCCAGCATTTTTCAGAATTAGACGAAACCAAACAAAACCTTTGGGAACAGAAATCGCAATACCAACGTCGGGATGAATTTACTGCTGAAGAATTTTACGACCGTGCGGGTATTTGGGCAGAGTTCGGTAAAATAGTTTGTATTTCGGTAGGTTATTTCAATATTTTGAATGATTTGCGCACGTTTCGTGTTACTTCATTTTATGGCGATGAAATAAAAATTTTAAAAGATTTTAAAAACCTGCTCATCTCTCATTTCAGCCAGACCAAACATTTGCTTTGCGCGCACAACGGTAAGGAATTCGATTTCCCGTACATTGCCCGGCGCATGATTATCCATAATATTGAACTGCCATACAAGCTGAATTTATTCGGCAAAAAACCATGGGAAGTACCTCACCTCGACACCTTGGAACTTTGGAAATTTGGCGATTACAAAACTTATACATCTTTAAAATTACTTACGCACGTGCTAGGTATTCCATCACCAAAAGACGATATAGACGGAAGCCAAGTGGGTCAAGTTTATTATGAAGAAAATGATATAGACCGCATCATTAAATATTGCGAAAAAGACACCATTGCCGTGGCGCAGATCTTTTTACGTTTGCGTGGTGATGAACTTTTGTGCGACGATGAA
- a CDS encoding serine hydrolase produces MKFLKKLLKWISITIALLLILLYAFDYGYILKGAKVVYFTGHNTAFIDDYPYFENDTIANGKHIDPWPEHTNYNSVKETEKLTETNQQLGTIAFLIIKNDSIWFENYYDGFNDTSKTNSFSMAKSITTALLGKAIMEGHIKNLDQPVSDFYPQYSYAKTTVGDLASMASGLDWVEHYTSPFSVTARANYDDDLAETILNQKVIKTPGVEFEYLSGNTQLLGMIIEKATGVPLAKYLSDKFWKPMGAQENALWQLDDGENRLAKAFCCISSNARDFARFGKLYKNGGNWNGKQLLDSAFVKKSITPRFKKDPVYGYGWWLGKYVNKDFFMMRGHLGQYVMVQPEDNVIIVRLGHRKSADEGHGIGKFTDDIQIYIEEAYKMLSHDKQTKS; encoded by the coding sequence ATGAAATTCCTAAAGAAACTCCTGAAGTGGATTAGTATAACTATTGCACTTCTATTAATTCTGCTTTACGCTTTCGATTATGGCTATATTTTAAAAGGAGCCAAAGTGGTTTACTTTACAGGTCACAATACCGCTTTTATTGACGACTATCCTTATTTTGAAAATGATACGATAGCAAACGGAAAACACATTGACCCTTGGCCTGAGCACACCAATTACAACTCGGTGAAGGAAACCGAAAAACTCACCGAAACCAACCAACAATTAGGCACCATCGCTTTTTTGATTATAAAAAACGACAGCATTTGGTTTGAAAATTATTATGATGGCTTTAACGATACCTCAAAAACCAACTCCTTTTCCATGGCTAAAAGCATTACCACGGCACTACTTGGAAAAGCGATTATGGAGGGGCATATTAAAAACTTAGACCAACCTGTTAGCGATTTTTATCCGCAATACAGCTATGCCAAAACAACTGTGGGCGATTTGGCTTCAATGGCTTCGGGCTTGGATTGGGTTGAACATTACACCAGTCCGTTTTCAGTAACCGCACGCGCCAATTACGATGATGATTTAGCAGAAACCATTCTAAATCAAAAAGTAATTAAAACGCCCGGAGTAGAATTTGAATATTTAAGCGGAAACACCCAACTTTTGGGGATGATTATTGAAAAAGCAACCGGCGTTCCGTTGGCAAAATATTTGTCCGACAAATTTTGGAAACCCATGGGTGCCCAGGAAAATGCCCTTTGGCAATTGGACGACGGTGAAAACAGATTGGCCAAGGCTTTTTGCTGCATTTCAAGCAACGCCCGCGACTTTGCCCGTTTTGGAAAACTGTACAAAAACGGTGGCAACTGGAACGGAAAACAGCTGTTAGATTCGGCTTTTGTTAAAAAATCCATCACACCCCGATTTAAAAAAGACCCTGTTTATGGTTATGGCTGGTGGCTTGGCAAATATGTAAACAAAGACTTCTTTATGATGCGAGGCCATTTGGGGCAGTATGTTATGGTTCAGCCCGAAGACAATGTGATTATTGTTCGTTTGGGGCATCGAAAATCGGCCGATGAAGGCCATGGCATTGGTAAATTTACAGACGATATTCAAATCTATATTGAAGAAGCCTATAAAATGTTAAGCCATGATAAGCAAACTAAATCTTGA
- a CDS encoding methylated-DNA--[protein]-cysteine S-methyltransferase → METCIFKSPLGFTKIIGDHNGITSVSILNSEEKTSNIIPVELEDCVLQLNEYFEGTRKQFSLKLNPQGTDFQKKVWKQLELIPYGKTISYLELSKQLGDIKAIRAVANANGKNPLWIIVPCHRVIGSNGSLTGYAGGLKRKKWLLEHESPFRQQTLF, encoded by the coding sequence ATGGAAACTTGCATTTTCAAATCCCCTTTAGGGTTCACCAAAATTATTGGCGACCATAATGGCATTACTTCTGTTTCCATATTAAATTCTGAAGAAAAAACTTCCAACATCATTCCTGTCGAACTTGAAGACTGCGTTTTGCAATTAAACGAATACTTTGAAGGCACGCGCAAACAATTCAGTTTAAAACTAAATCCGCAAGGTACCGATTTTCAAAAAAAGGTTTGGAAACAGCTGGAGCTTATCCCATACGGAAAAACCATTTCTTATTTGGAACTATCCAAACAACTGGGCGATATAAAAGCCATTCGTGCCGTAGCCAATGCCAACGGCAAAAACCCACTTTGGATTATTGTGCCCTGCCACCGGGTTATTGGCAGCAACGGTAGTTTAACCGGCTATGCAGGAGGGTTAAAGCGCAAAAAATGGCTACTGGAACACGAAAGTCCGTTTAGGCAACAAACCCTATTTTAA
- a CDS encoding CNNM domain-containing protein, whose translation MNALILWATLSIFFSFLCSVLEAVLLSVTPTFISVKKRENRDYATTLEHLKKDVDKPLIAILTLNTIAHTVGAMMVGIEAEKLPFKIEIFGINTVGVVSAIMTFLILVASEIIPKTIGATYWKQLANFAAKALTVMIFPLKWTGILWLLQLTTKLIGGTGHGSVLTRESFMAMTDIAHEEGVFQENESKVIKNLLTFKEVFAKDVMTPRTVMKIENQNTTVEEFFNRNLNLRFSRVPVFVDDPDNIKGLVLKDEIFKEMALGNGTKKLSELKRNIIVVGRNIPIPTLFEKLIESRNHMALVVDEYGSVSGLVTMEDVIETLLGLEIMDESDNVSDLQLLARKSWEIRAKKLGILEDDPL comes from the coding sequence ATGAACGCACTGATCCTCTGGGCAACCCTTTCGATATTTTTTTCTTTTTTATGTTCCGTTTTAGAAGCTGTTTTATTAAGTGTAACGCCTACTTTTATATCTGTAAAAAAACGTGAGAATAGAGATTACGCTACCACTTTAGAGCACTTAAAAAAAGACGTTGACAAACCCTTAATCGCTATTCTTACCCTAAACACCATTGCGCATACGGTTGGTGCCATGATGGTGGGTATTGAAGCCGAAAAACTGCCTTTTAAAATTGAAATTTTCGGAATCAATACCGTGGGTGTCGTTTCGGCTATTATGACGTTTTTAATATTGGTCGCTTCTGAAATTATTCCGAAAACCATTGGTGCCACCTATTGGAAACAACTGGCCAATTTTGCGGCTAAGGCATTAACTGTAATGATTTTTCCGTTGAAATGGACCGGCATTTTATGGCTGCTCCAATTAACCACAAAACTTATTGGAGGCACTGGGCACGGCAGCGTTTTAACCCGTGAAAGCTTTATGGCCATGACCGACATAGCTCACGAAGAAGGTGTGTTTCAAGAAAACGAAAGCAAGGTCATCAAAAATTTATTGACTTTTAAGGAAGTATTTGCCAAAGATGTGATGACACCCAGAACGGTAATGAAAATTGAAAACCAAAACACTACCGTTGAAGAATTTTTCAATAGAAACCTCAACCTTCGCTTTTCGCGCGTACCTGTTTTTGTAGATGATCCCGACAACATAAAAGGCCTGGTTTTAAAAGATGAAATTTTTAAGGAAATGGCTTTAGGCAATGGCACAAAAAAGCTATCGGAATTAAAACGAAACATTATTGTTGTTGGCCGAAACATACCTATCCCAACACTGTTTGAAAAATTGATTGAAAGCCGAAACCACATGGCTTTAGTGGTTGACGAGTACGGCTCGGTAAGCGGTTTGGTAACCATGGAAGATGTTATTGAAACCCTTTTGGGACTGGAAATAATGGATGAAAGCGATAACGTTTCAGACCTTCAACTATTGGCCAGGAAAAGTTGGGAAATACGAGCCAAAAAACTAGGTATATTAGAAGACGACCCACTATAA
- the hemB gene encoding porphobilinogen synthase, producing MYPLRRNRRLRTNAAIRGLVRETIISPNDFLVPLFVVEGKGVKEEIASMPNYFRYSLDLLENEVKELWNLGLKSVLLFVKVPDNLKDNIGTEAINPNGLMQRAIKTVKNACPDMLVMTDVALDPYSAYGHDGIIENGQILNDDTAEVLSEMSLSHAQAGADFVAPSDMMDGRILTIREALEDEGFINTGIMSYSAKYASAFYGPFRDALDSAPVDLIDIPKDKKTYQMDYANRFEAIRETEMDIDEGADIVMVKPGLCYLDIVREIKNEVDVPVAVYQVSGEYAMLKAAAEKGWLEHDAVMMEQITAIKRAGADIIASYFAKDVVKLIS from the coding sequence ATGTACCCATTAAGACGAAACCGAAGACTTAGAACCAATGCCGCCATACGTGGTTTGGTTCGCGAAACCATTATATCACCCAACGATTTTTTAGTGCCCCTTTTTGTGGTTGAAGGCAAAGGCGTAAAAGAAGAAATTGCTTCAATGCCCAATTATTTCCGTTATAGTTTGGATCTATTGGAAAACGAAGTGAAGGAACTTTGGAACCTTGGCTTAAAATCGGTGCTATTGTTCGTAAAAGTTCCCGACAACCTGAAAGACAATATAGGCACGGAAGCCATAAACCCCAACGGATTGATGCAACGCGCCATTAAAACCGTAAAAAATGCGTGCCCGGATATGTTGGTCATGACCGATGTAGCTCTCGACCCTTATTCGGCTTACGGACACGACGGCATTATTGAAAACGGACAAATACTAAATGATGATACCGCTGAAGTGCTGTCAGAAATGAGCCTATCGCACGCCCAAGCTGGTGCCGATTTTGTAGCTCCCAGTGATATGATGGACGGTCGTATTTTAACCATTCGCGAAGCTTTGGAGGACGAAGGTTTCATCAATACGGGAATTATGAGCTATTCGGCAAAATATGCTTCGGCGTTTTATGGTCCTTTCCGCGATGCGCTCGATTCGGCTCCCGTGGATTTGATTGATATTCCGAAAGACAAAAAAACCTACCAAATGGATTATGCCAACCGTTTTGAGGCCATTCGTGAAACCGAAATGGATATAGACGAAGGTGCCGATATTGTTATGGTAAAACCCGGATTGTGCTATTTGGACATTGTTCGAGAAATTAAAAATGAAGTGGATGTACCCGTGGCCGTTTACCAAGTGTCGGGCGAATACGCCATGTTAAAAGCTGCTGCCGAAAAAGGTTGGTTGGAACACGACGCCGTAATGATGGAGCAAATTACCGCAATTAAACGCGCCGGCGCAGATATCATCGCGTCCTATTTCGCTAAAGACGTTGTGAAATTGATTTCGTAA
- the hemF gene encoding oxygen-dependent coproporphyrinogen oxidase, translating to MKDKFYQYIQELQDVITSKLEAIDGKAQFKQDIWERPEGGGGRTRVIENGNVFEKGGVNISGVHGKLPKSMQNYFKVGDVDFFACGLSLVLHPKNPMVPTVHANWRYFEMYPSAPLRAGEPKKIIDQWFGGGQDLTPYYLFEEDAKHFHETCKMACDKHNPDFYPNYKARCDEYFYNEHRNEARGIGGLFFDYCKATDDMTMENWYDFVTEVGNSFLEAYVPIVEKRKDLPYTQAQRDWQEIRRGRYVEFNLVHDKGTLFGLKTNGRIESILMSLPPHVQWVYDHNPKSGSEEEKLLEVLKNPKDWV from the coding sequence ATGAAAGACAAATTCTATCAGTACATACAAGAATTACAGGACGTCATCACTTCAAAACTCGAAGCGATTGATGGTAAAGCCCAATTCAAGCAAGATATCTGGGAACGGCCCGAAGGCGGTGGCGGCCGAACTAGAGTGATTGAAAACGGAAACGTTTTTGAAAAAGGAGGCGTAAATATTTCTGGCGTACATGGCAAATTACCAAAATCGATGCAGAACTATTTTAAAGTGGGTGATGTAGATTTTTTTGCCTGCGGATTAAGTTTGGTGCTCCATCCCAAAAACCCTATGGTTCCTACCGTACATGCTAATTGGCGTTATTTCGAAATGTACCCTTCGGCTCCGCTCAGGGCAGGTGAACCTAAAAAGATAATAGATCAATGGTTTGGGGGCGGCCAAGATTTAACGCCCTATTATTTATTTGAAGAAGACGCCAAGCATTTTCACGAAACGTGTAAAATGGCTTGCGATAAGCACAATCCGGATTTTTACCCCAATTACAAAGCCCGTTGCGACGAGTATTTTTATAACGAACACCGCAACGAAGCCAGAGGCATTGGTGGTTTGTTTTTCGATTATTGTAAAGCAACCGACGATATGACCATGGAAAATTGGTACGATTTTGTTACTGAAGTGGGCAATAGCTTTTTAGAAGCCTATGTACCCATTGTTGAAAAACGAAAGGATTTACCATACACGCAAGCGCAACGCGATTGGCAGGAAATACGTCGTGGGCGCTATGTAGAATTCAATTTGGTGCACGACAAAGGCACCCTGTTTGGCTTGAAAACCAACGGCCGCATTGAAAGTATTTTAATGAGTTTGCCCCCACATGTGCAATGGGTTTACGACCATAATCCAAAATCTGGCAGCGAAGAAGAAAAACTACTTGAAGTTTTAAAAAACCCGAAAGATTGGGTTTAA
- the nhaA gene encoding Na+/H+ antiporter NhaA has product MVKKLILSPIQKFINIESFSGTLLLFATILALIWANSPFSESYQSLWQYKFGFTSQNFELNKPLILWINDGLMAIFFFLIGLEIKREFLIGELNSLKKLAFPLYGALGGIIMPVLLFFILNKTPETQQGWGISMATDIAFSLALLKALGNRVPLSLKIFLTAFAIVDDLGAVLVIAIFYSSNIQATMLFVAFILLAVLYFLSYRGYFSKFVMVFLGIIIWTLFLKSGIHPTLAGILLAFSVPIRQRIKTPQFIDNLVNITNNIKAASILEKPILSKEQIREIDNLEDWTNKYQSPLQHLEHNLHDWVAYFIIPIFALANAGVAINTNMNIEINLVTNIAICLVLGKSIGISAIVFLAKKLKLIEIPSDISNQQIIGVSFLAGIGFTMAIFIASLAFMESPKYIDSAKIGILIGSVIAAIIGYLVLRFKK; this is encoded by the coding sequence ATGGTTAAGAAACTAATCTTATCACCTATTCAAAAATTTATAAACATTGAAAGTTTCAGTGGTACCTTGTTGCTTTTTGCAACGATTTTAGCCTTAATATGGGCCAATTCACCATTTTCTGAAAGCTATCAATCACTATGGCAATACAAGTTTGGATTCACCAGTCAAAACTTCGAGCTAAATAAACCACTGATTTTGTGGATCAACGATGGTTTAATGGCCATTTTCTTCTTTTTAATAGGGTTAGAAATAAAACGTGAATTTCTTATCGGCGAACTCAATTCTCTCAAAAAGCTAGCCTTTCCCCTTTATGGTGCCTTGGGCGGGATTATTATGCCTGTTCTTTTGTTTTTTATATTAAACAAAACTCCAGAAACCCAACAAGGCTGGGGTATTTCTATGGCAACCGACATCGCATTTTCTTTAGCGCTGCTTAAAGCACTTGGAAACAGAGTGCCGTTAAGCCTAAAAATATTTTTAACGGCTTTTGCCATAGTAGACGATTTGGGCGCTGTACTTGTTATTGCCATTTTTTACAGCAGCAATATTCAAGCAACTATGCTGTTTGTTGCCTTTATTTTATTGGCTGTACTCTATTTTCTGTCGTATCGCGGATACTTTTCAAAATTCGTAATGGTGTTTTTGGGCATCATCATTTGGACCCTCTTTTTAAAATCGGGCATACACCCTACCTTGGCCGGAATTTTATTGGCATTTTCCGTACCTATTAGGCAAAGAATAAAAACCCCACAGTTTATCGACAACTTAGTAAACATCACCAATAACATAAAAGCTGCCAGCATTTTAGAAAAACCCATTTTATCGAAAGAACAAATTCGTGAGATTGACAACCTAGAGGATTGGACCAATAAATACCAATCGCCATTACAGCATTTAGAGCACAACTTGCACGATTGGGTAGCCTATTTTATAATTCCGATATTTGCGCTAGCCAATGCTGGGGTTGCCATTAACACCAACATGAATATAGAAATCAACTTAGTAACCAATATCGCCATATGTTTGGTTTTAGGAAAAAGCATTGGTATATCGGCTATCGTTTTTCTAGCCAAAAAGCTTAAACTTATTGAAATCCCGTCAGACATTAGTAACCAACAAATTATTGGCGTATCCTTTTTAGCCGGAATAGGTTTCACTATGGCTATTTTTATTGCCAGCCTTGCTTTTATGGAAAGCCCCAAATACATTGATTCTGCAAAAATTGGAATCCTAATAGGCTCGGTAATTGCAGCAATAATAGGCTATTTAGTTTTGCGTTTTAAAAAATAA
- a CDS encoding EI24 domain-containing protein — protein sequence MIKNIISGIKAYFGAFGLISKLKLWKYFAIPMAISFITAVIIFGSAYGLSDNIGNFISKIWIWDWGKETFSTISTFIGGLIILVIGLILFKHIIMALSAPFMSPVSEKIEAHFTGNVSHSHRNTSFAQQLWRGIKINGRNLILELLLTIPILLLKFIPVVNIFSTVLLFLVQAYYAGFGNIDYTLERHFQYRKSIQFVRKNRGFAIGNGIIFILFLLVPVIGVILVLPLSVTAASSQTIKILQTEKHLTPYG from the coding sequence ATGATCAAAAACATAATTTCGGGCATTAAAGCATATTTTGGGGCTTTTGGTTTAATTTCCAAGCTCAAACTTTGGAAATATTTCGCTATACCCATGGCTATTAGTTTTATTACCGCTGTTATTATTTTTGGTTCAGCTTACGGGCTTTCGGATAACATTGGAAATTTCATCTCCAAAATCTGGATTTGGGATTGGGGCAAAGAAACCTTTTCAACCATCAGCACCTTTATTGGCGGTTTAATCATTTTAGTTATCGGACTCATTCTTTTTAAACATATTATTATGGCGCTTTCGGCACCATTCATGAGTCCCGTTTCCGAAAAGATTGAAGCACATTTTACCGGCAATGTTTCACATTCGCACAGAAACACCTCATTTGCCCAACAATTGTGGCGAGGCATCAAAATAAACGGCAGGAACTTAATTCTGGAATTATTACTTACCATTCCCATTCTGTTATTAAAATTCATTCCGGTCGTTAACATTTTTTCAACGGTATTGCTCTTCTTGGTGCAAGCTTACTACGCTGGTTTTGGTAACATAGATTACACTTTAGAGCGTCATTTCCAATATCGAAAAAGCATTCAGTTTGTTCGAAAAAATCGAGGATTCGCCATTGGCAATGGCATTATTTTTATATTGTTTTTATTAGTTCCGGTAATTGGTGTAATTTTAGTACTTCCTTTATCGGTTACCGCAGCATCAAGTCAAACAATTAAAATTTTGCAGACAGAAAAACACTTAACACCTTATGGTTAA